From Armatimonadota bacterium, one genomic window encodes:
- a CDS encoding phage holin family protein: MQGFLLRWVFNTVAIYLTTRILPGLRVPDLGGALVAALVLGIVNAVIRPLLLLLTLPINILTLGLFTLVINAIMLYLVAAVTPLAIGNFWSAFIGALLIAIISTLLSRLLIA; the protein is encoded by the coding sequence ATGCAGGGATTCTTGCTGCGCTGGGTCTTCAACACCGTCGCCATCTACCTTACGACCCGGATCCTCCCGGGGCTCCGCGTGCCCGATCTGGGCGGGGCGCTCGTCGCCGCCCTGGTGCTCGGGATCGTGAACGCCGTTATCCGGCCGCTGCTGCTGCTCCTGACGCTGCCGATCAACATCCTCACCCTGGGTCTGTTCACCCTGGTCATCAACGCGATCATGCTCTACCTGGTGGCGGCGGTTACGCCGCTGGCGATCGGCAACTTCTGGTCGGCCTTCATCGGCGCGCTGCTGATCGCCATCATCTCCACGCTGCTCAGCCGACTCCTCATCGCATGA
- a CDS encoding alkaline phosphatase family protein yields MTAFARWLLTRRAASAVRAIGLLVFVAVIVAATAGGAPPAWGGAGTRTVRHVVILSVDGARADATRQVFPPALLARAAYSWTAQTTLPSSTLPAHTSMLTGVPPSVHGMRSNPDNPPGRIRRPTVFSVVTRHGGRTAAFVTKRKLLWLVPSAASMHAVYLPYPRYAMPLAAEEAMRYLTRYRPDLLFLHVSDPDARGHASGWMSEPYLAAMRKVPDAVSAILEALAGMGRLGESLLIVTADHGGTGRRHGGAAPEETTIPWLAFGAVTPGAIGGPVMIYDTAATAIAGLGLSLPAGWRGRPVIPVAEQGR; encoded by the coding sequence GTGACGGCCTTCGCCCGATGGCTCCTAACCCGCAGGGCGGCATCCGCCGTCCGGGCCATCGGGCTGCTGGTCTTCGTTGCCGTCATCGTGGCCGCGACGGCCGGCGGGGCTCCGCCGGCCTGGGGCGGGGCGGGCACCCGGACGGTCCGGCACGTCGTGATCCTCAGCGTGGACGGCGCCCGGGCCGATGCCACGCGGCAGGTCTTTCCCCCGGCGCTGCTGGCCCGCGCGGCCTACTCCTGGACGGCGCAGACGACCCTGCCGAGCTCCACGCTGCCGGCCCACACCTCGATGCTCACCGGCGTGCCGCCCTCCGTCCACGGCATGCGCAGCAACCCCGACAACCCGCCGGGCCGCATTCGGAGGCCCACGGTCTTCTCGGTGGTGACCCGTCACGGCGGCCGGACCGCGGCCTTCGTCACCAAGCGCAAGCTGCTGTGGCTGGTCCCGTCGGCCGCGTCGATGCACGCGGTGTACCTGCCGTACCCCCGCTATGCGATGCCCCTGGCGGCGGAGGAGGCCATGCGCTACCTGACGCGGTACCGGCCGGATCTGCTGTTCCTCCACGTCTCCGACCCCGACGCCCGGGGACACGCCTCCGGGTGGATGTCCGAACCCTACCTGGCGGCGATGCGGAAGGTGCCCGACGCCGTCTCGGCCATCCTGGAGGCGCTCGCGGGGATGGGCCGCCTCGGCGAGAGCCTGCTCATCGTCACCGCCGATCACGGCGGGACGGGCCGCCGGCACGGCGGCGCCGCGCCGGAGGAGACGACCATCCCCTGGCTGGCCTTCGGTGCCGTCACGCCCGGGGCGATCGGCGGCCCGGTCATGATCTACGATACCGCCGCGACCGCGATCGCCGGGCTCGGCCTGTCGCTCCCGGCCGGGTGGCGGGGCAGGCCGGTGATCCCGGTGGCGGAGCAAGGGCGATGA
- a CDS encoding YvcK family protein: MSVRLRQWSRWFAPGIGVKRWAALLAAGILVISAGTSLLANVKPLGWVEYLVFRAALSLLILTRGSISPAIFGAALLVVGAAVVFYGLRGTIASIAGALMPRGETTLVEVLHQQRHRRRGRRIVAIGGGTGLSTLLRGLKAYTDHLTAVVTVFDDGGSSGRLRRELGILPPGDIRDCLVALAESEPLMTQLFEYRFQGGALDGHAFGNLFIASLAGVTGDLESAVKETSKVLNIRGRVLPSAVEDVVLAATFEDGSVIEGESQITRARRRITRVALKPADVAPVPEVLQAIAEAELIVLGPGSLYTSVIPNLLVRGVAEAIRANRAALRVYVCNVMTQPGETDGFTASEHVRQLIGQAGDGLFTHVLVNVQRPRNRALLARYEAEGAIPVEPDIETIRALGVIPVEGYLISEEDVLRHDPAAVAQTLMRLLVAGGLTADPAAAQAR; the protein is encoded by the coding sequence GTGAGCGTCCGACTGCGGCAGTGGTCGCGCTGGTTCGCCCCGGGCATCGGCGTGAAGCGGTGGGCCGCGCTGCTGGCCGCGGGCATCCTCGTGATCAGCGCCGGGACCTCCCTGCTGGCGAATGTCAAGCCGCTGGGCTGGGTGGAGTACCTCGTCTTCCGGGCCGCGCTGTCGCTCCTCATCCTGACCCGCGGCTCGATCTCTCCGGCGATCTTCGGGGCGGCCCTCCTCGTGGTCGGCGCGGCCGTGGTCTTCTACGGCCTGCGCGGCACCATCGCCTCGATCGCCGGCGCCCTGATGCCCCGCGGGGAGACGACGCTGGTGGAGGTCCTGCACCAGCAGCGCCATCGCCGCCGCGGCCGTCGGATCGTGGCCATCGGGGGCGGGACGGGACTCTCCACCCTGCTGCGCGGGCTGAAGGCCTACACCGACCACCTCACCGCCGTAGTCACCGTCTTCGACGACGGCGGCTCCTCGGGCCGGCTCCGCCGCGAACTGGGCATCCTCCCGCCGGGCGATATCCGCGACTGCCTGGTGGCCCTGGCCGAGAGCGAGCCGCTGATGACGCAACTGTTCGAATACCGCTTCCAGGGCGGCGCCCTGGACGGCCACGCCTTCGGCAACCTCTTCATCGCCAGCCTGGCCGGGGTCACGGGGGACCTGGAGAGTGCGGTCAAGGAAACGAGCAAGGTGCTGAACATCCGCGGCCGGGTCCTGCCCTCCGCCGTCGAGGACGTCGTGCTGGCCGCGACCTTCGAAGACGGCTCGGTGATCGAGGGCGAGTCGCAGATCACCCGGGCCCGCCGGCGCATCACGCGCGTGGCCCTCAAGCCCGCCGACGTCGCCCCGGTTCCGGAGGTCCTGCAGGCCATCGCCGAGGCCGAGCTCATCGTCCTGGGGCCGGGCAGCCTCTACACCAGCGTCATCCCCAACCTGCTGGTTCGCGGGGTCGCCGAGGCCATCCGCGCCAACCGGGCCGCTTTGCGCGTCTACGTCTGCAACGTCATGACCCAGCCCGGAGAAACCGACGGCTTCACCGCCAGCGAGCACGTGCGCCAACTCATCGGCCAGGCGGGCGACGGCCTCTTCACCCATGTCCTGGTCAACGTCCAGCGCCCGCGCAACCGTGCCCTCCTGGCCCGCTACGAGGCGGAAGGGGCCATCCCTGTGGAGCCGGACATCGAGACCATCCGGGCCCTGGGCGTCATCCCCGTGGAGGGCTACCTGATCAGCGAAGAAGACGTCCTCCGCCACGACCCGGCTGCCGTGGCCCAGACCCTGATGCGTCTGCTTGTGGCCGGCGGGCTCACCGCCGACCCGGCCGCCGCCCAAGCCCGCTAG
- a CDS encoding FadR/GntR family transcriptional regulator — MASPSDRLFQPVRRSRLYEGIVRQIQNLIADKHLQPGDRLPGERELADALSVSRASVREALRVLDFIGVVDVRPGEGTFVSTTPPTPIDPSMYSILSERTVLLDLLEARRILEEGIVTLAARQATADDLQELEEFLRQREADLAAGKADVESDIQFHTMVAEATGNMVLVSAMRHLGEIWLQAREKTGRRDTSPQRALRFHQQILSAIRRRQGAQARRVLRQHLEDMRAEIEA; from the coding sequence ATGGCGTCGCCCTCTGACCGTCTCTTCCAACCGGTGCGCCGCAGCCGCCTCTACGAGGGCATCGTGCGGCAGATCCAGAACCTCATCGCCGACAAACACCTCCAGCCCGGGGACCGGCTGCCCGGGGAGCGCGAGCTGGCCGACGCCCTCTCCGTGAGCCGCGCCTCGGTGCGCGAGGCGCTGCGCGTCCTGGACTTCATCGGCGTCGTGGACGTCCGCCCCGGCGAGGGGACGTTTGTCAGCACCACCCCGCCCACCCCCATCGACCCCTCGATGTACAGCATCCTCTCCGAGCGCACGGTGTTGCTCGACCTGCTGGAGGCGCGGCGCATCCTGGAGGAGGGCATCGTGACGCTGGCGGCGCGCCAGGCCACGGCGGACGACCTGCAGGAACTGGAGGAGTTCCTGCGCCAGCGCGAGGCCGATCTGGCCGCGGGCAAGGCCGATGTCGAGAGCGACATCCAGTTCCACACCATGGTCGCCGAGGCCACGGGCAACATGGTGCTGGTCAGCGCCATGCGCCATCTCGGCGAAATCTGGCTGCAGGCCCGGGAGAAGACCGGGCGCCGGGACACCAGTCCCCAGCGGGCGCTGCGCTTTCACCAGCAGATCCTCTCCGCCATCCGGCGGCGGCAGGGCGCGCAGGCCCGGCGGGTGTTGCGGCAGCATCTGGAGGACATGCGGGCGGAGATCGAAGCCTGA
- a CDS encoding GNAT family N-acetyltransferase, with the protein MDLRPVVLDGGHVRLEPLSADHLPALIEAGLDPDLWRWTTQVVRSPQEMAAYVAQALTEQAAGRALPFAIVARAAGRVVGSTRFGAIEPAHRRVEIGWTWIARPWQRTAVNTEAKYLMLRHAFESWHCLRVEFKTDALNLRSRQALRRIGAKEEGVLRSHLITATGRVRDSIYFSIIAEEWPAVRAHLEEKLRR; encoded by the coding sequence ATGGATCTTCGGCCGGTGGTCCTCGACGGCGGGCACGTCCGGCTGGAGCCGCTGTCGGCGGACCACCTGCCGGCGTTGATCGAGGCCGGTCTCGATCCCGACCTCTGGCGCTGGACCACGCAGGTTGTCCGTTCCCCCCAGGAGATGGCGGCGTACGTGGCGCAGGCCCTGACCGAACAGGCCGCCGGGCGCGCCCTGCCCTTTGCCATCGTGGCCAGGGCCGCCGGGCGCGTCGTGGGCAGCACGCGCTTCGGCGCCATCGAGCCGGCGCACCGCCGCGTGGAGATCGGCTGGACCTGGATCGCCCGCCCCTGGCAGCGCACGGCGGTGAACACCGAGGCCAAGTACCTGATGCTGCGTCACGCCTTCGAATCGTGGCACTGCCTGCGGGTGGAGTTCAAGACCGACGCCCTGAACCTCCGCTCGCGCCAGGCGCTGCGACGGATCGGGGCGAAGGAAGAGGGGGTCCTGCGCTCCCACCTGATCACCGCCACCGGACGGGTGCGGGACTCGATCTACTTCAGTATCATTGCGGAGGAGTGGCCCGCCGTCCGGGCGCACCTGGAGGAGAAGCTGCGACGATGA
- the sucD gene encoding succinate--CoA ligase subunit alpha, whose translation MSILINRQTRVVVHGITGYQGEFHTARMLEYGTAVVAGVTPGKGGATVHGVPVFETVAEAVEQTGANASCIFVPAAAAKDSVLEAVAAGMNPIVVITEGIPVQDSILFVTLARRRGLWVIGPNCPGLASAGESKMGIMPNHLFTPGPVGVVSRSGTLTYEIVAALTRRGIGQSTAVGLGGDPVVGTTFTDVLRMFQEDHATRAIVMIGEIGGAAEEEAAAFIAAHVTKPVVGYIAGRTAPPGKRMGHAGAVISGSAGTAEAKIEALRRAKVAVATLPGEVASLVAEVL comes from the coding sequence GTGAGCATACTGATCAACAGACAGACCCGGGTCGTGGTGCACGGGATTACCGGCTATCAGGGCGAGTTCCATACCGCCCGGATGCTGGAGTACGGCACGGCGGTGGTGGCGGGGGTGACGCCGGGGAAGGGAGGAGCCACCGTCCACGGCGTGCCTGTCTTCGAGACGGTCGCCGAGGCGGTGGAGCAGACCGGCGCCAACGCCTCCTGCATCTTCGTCCCCGCCGCGGCGGCGAAGGACTCGGTGCTCGAGGCCGTCGCCGCCGGGATGAATCCCATCGTGGTGATCACCGAAGGCATCCCGGTGCAGGACTCGATCCTCTTCGTCACCCTGGCGCGCCGACGCGGGCTCTGGGTCATCGGCCCCAACTGCCCGGGGCTGGCCTCGGCGGGGGAGAGCAAGATGGGGATCATGCCCAACCACCTCTTCACCCCCGGGCCCGTGGGCGTGGTCTCCCGGAGCGGTACCCTGACCTACGAGATCGTCGCCGCACTGACCCGGCGGGGGATCGGCCAGAGCACCGCGGTGGGGCTGGGTGGCGATCCGGTCGTGGGGACGACCTTCACCGACGTCCTGCGGATGTTCCAGGAAGACCACGCCACCCGGGCCATCGTGATGATCGGGGAGATCGGCGGCGCCGCCGAGGAAGAGGCGGCGGCCTTCATCGCGGCCCACGTCACCAAACCCGTGGTCGGCTACATCGCCGGACGCACCGCCCCACCCGGCAAACGCATGGGCCACGCTGGCGCCGTGATCTCGGGCAGCGCCGGCACGGCCGAAGCGAAGATCGAGGCCCTGCGCCGGGCGAAGGTGGCGGTGGCCACCCTGCCCGGCGAGGTGGCCAGCCTGGTGGCGGAGGTGCTGTGA
- the icd gene encoding isocitrate dehydrogenase (NADP(+)), translating into MAALETLTPPTEGQRIEIRDGRLHVPDQPIIPFIEGDGTGPDIWRASRRIFDAAVQGAYGGRRRIVWFEVFAGEKAHATFGDWLPEDTLRAFQHYVVGIKGPLTTPIGGGFRSLNVSLRQLLDLYACVRPVRWFEGVPSPVRHPEWVDVVIFRENSEDIYVGLEHPSNSPEAKRLIEFVRREFNWKVRDDAGIGLKPMSPFGTKRLVRKAIRYAIDHNRKSVTLVHKGNIMKYTEGAFARWGYEVAREEFGDRTITWDEVQKEHGGKTPPGKILLQDYIADVTFQHLLTRPRDFDVIATGNLNGDYLSDAVAAQVGGIGMAPGANMSDFHAIFEATHGTAPKYANLDKVNPCSLTLSGVMMLEYLGWGEAAQLILRALEKTFRQKIVTYDLARLMDGAKEVKTSEFASAVIDNMG; encoded by the coding sequence ATGGCCGCACTGGAGACCCTGACCCCCCCCACGGAAGGCCAGCGCATCGAGATCCGCGACGGCCGCCTGCACGTTCCCGACCAGCCCATCATCCCCTTCATCGAGGGCGACGGCACCGGCCCCGACATCTGGCGGGCCAGCCGGCGCATCTTCGATGCGGCGGTGCAGGGCGCCTACGGCGGGCGTCGGCGCATCGTCTGGTTCGAGGTGTTCGCCGGGGAGAAGGCGCACGCCACCTTCGGGGACTGGCTGCCCGAGGACACGCTGCGCGCCTTCCAGCACTACGTCGTGGGGATCAAAGGGCCGCTGACCACCCCCATCGGCGGGGGATTCCGCAGTCTGAACGTCTCCCTGCGCCAGTTGCTCGACCTGTACGCCTGCGTCCGGCCGGTGCGCTGGTTCGAAGGTGTCCCCAGCCCCGTCCGACATCCGGAGTGGGTTGACGTCGTCATCTTCCGCGAGAACTCCGAAGACATCTATGTCGGCCTGGAGCATCCCAGCAACTCTCCGGAAGCGAAGCGGCTCATCGAGTTCGTGCGGCGGGAGTTCAACTGGAAGGTGCGCGACGACGCAGGGATCGGCCTCAAGCCCATGAGTCCCTTCGGTACCAAGCGCCTGGTGCGGAAGGCGATCCGCTACGCCATCGACCACAACCGCAAGTCGGTGACCCTGGTGCACAAGGGCAACATCATGAAGTACACCGAGGGGGCCTTCGCCCGCTGGGGCTATGAGGTCGCGCGCGAGGAGTTCGGCGACCGCACGATCACCTGGGACGAGGTGCAGAAGGAGCACGGCGGCAAGACCCCGCCGGGGAAGATCCTCCTGCAGGACTACATCGCCGACGTCACCTTCCAACACCTGCTCACCCGGCCCCGCGACTTCGACGTCATCGCCACCGGCAACCTCAACGGCGACTATCTCTCCGACGCCGTGGCCGCCCAGGTGGGCGGGATCGGGATGGCCCCGGGGGCGAACATGAGCGACTTCCACGCCATCTTCGAGGCCACCCACGGCACCGCGCCCAAGTACGCCAACCTGGACAAGGTCAACCCCTGTTCCCTCACCCTCTCCGGGGTGATGATGCTGGAGTACCTGGGCTGGGGAGAGGCGGCGCAGCTCATCCTCCGGGCTCTGGAGAAGACCTTCCGGCAGAAGATCGTCACCTACGACCTGGCGCGCCTCATGGACGGGGCGAAGGAAGTGAAGACCAGCGAGTTCGCCAGTGCCGTAATCGACAATATGGGGTAG
- a CDS encoding PspC domain-containing protein, producing the protein MARRLMRSRKSRMIAGVCGGIAEYLDADPTIVRLLWALITLFPGTLPVGLLGYIVAWIIMPEEPATA; encoded by the coding sequence ATGGCGCGGCGGCTGATGCGCTCGAGGAAGAGCCGGATGATCGCCGGCGTGTGCGGCGGGATCGCCGAGTACCTGGACGCCGACCCGACCATCGTGCGCCTCCTGTGGGCGCTGATCACGCTCTTCCCCGGCACGCTTCCCGTGGGGCTGCTGGGCTACATCGTCGCCTGGATCATCATGCCCGAGGAGCCCGCGACCGCCTGA
- a CDS encoding class II fumarate hydratase produces MATEIRKTRIEKDSLGEMEVPVDVYYGASTARAIRNFPISGLRFPRPFLRALGLIKRVAAEVNMELGLLDRRIGAAIVQAATEVAEGRWDEQFPLDIYQTGSGTSTNTNANEVIANRATELLGGQRGSRLVHPNDHVNMCQSSNDVIPTAIHLAALTEIQQALIPAMEELRQALADKAREFWGIVKTGRTHLMDATPIRLGQEFEGYAGQVERGIRRLRLALDDLREVPLGGTAVGTGTNAHPEYAKKACARLSALLGTEVRETTNHFQAQSSLDALVFTSGVLRTYATALMKIANDIRWMGSGPRAGLGELMLPAVQPGSSIMPGKVNPVIAESVIQACAQVQGNDLVVALGNQWGNFELNTMMPVIAHNLLWSIGLLSAESRNFATQCVAGLAVTPRAAALVEQGLMLATALAPVIGYDRAAEIAKKAAATGRTIREVAKEETTLSEAQLAEILNAERMTEPGFHGAGGGG; encoded by the coding sequence ATGGCCACCGAAATCAGAAAGACGCGCATCGAGAAGGACAGCCTGGGCGAGATGGAGGTGCCCGTAGACGTCTACTACGGTGCCAGCACCGCCCGGGCCATCCGTAACTTCCCCATCAGCGGACTGCGCTTCCCCCGCCCGTTCCTCCGGGCGCTGGGGCTCATCAAGCGCGTCGCGGCGGAAGTGAACATGGAGCTGGGCCTGCTGGATCGGCGGATCGGCGCGGCGATCGTGCAGGCGGCGACCGAGGTGGCCGAGGGTCGCTGGGACGAGCAGTTTCCCCTGGACATCTACCAGACGGGCTCCGGGACCTCGACGAACACCAACGCCAACGAGGTCATCGCCAACCGCGCCACGGAGCTCCTCGGCGGGCAGCGGGGCAGCCGGCTGGTCCACCCCAACGACCACGTCAACATGTGCCAGTCCAGCAACGATGTCATCCCTACGGCGATCCATCTGGCGGCGCTCACCGAGATCCAGCAGGCGCTGATTCCGGCCATGGAGGAGCTGCGGCAGGCACTGGCCGACAAGGCCAGGGAGTTCTGGGGGATCGTCAAGACGGGGCGCACCCACCTGATGGACGCCACCCCGATCCGGCTGGGCCAGGAGTTCGAAGGGTATGCCGGACAGGTGGAGCGCGGCATCCGTCGCCTGCGGCTGGCCCTGGACGACCTCCGCGAGGTGCCCCTCGGCGGCACCGCCGTAGGCACCGGGACCAACGCCCACCCGGAGTACGCGAAGAAGGCCTGCGCCCGCCTGTCGGCGCTCCTGGGGACGGAGGTCCGCGAGACCACCAACCACTTCCAGGCGCAGTCCTCCCTGGACGCCCTGGTCTTCACCTCCGGCGTCCTGCGCACCTATGCCACGGCCCTCATGAAGATCGCCAACGACATCCGCTGGATGGGCAGCGGTCCCCGCGCGGGACTGGGGGAGCTGATGCTGCCCGCCGTGCAGCCGGGCTCTTCGATCATGCCGGGGAAGGTCAACCCCGTCATCGCCGAGTCGGTCATCCAGGCCTGCGCCCAGGTGCAGGGCAACGACCTGGTCGTGGCCCTGGGCAACCAGTGGGGCAACTTCGAGCTGAACACCATGATGCCGGTGATCGCGCACAACCTGCTCTGGTCCATCGGCCTGCTGAGCGCGGAATCCAGGAACTTTGCCACCCAGTGCGTGGCCGGGCTGGCCGTCACCCCGCGGGCCGCGGCGCTCGTCGAGCAGGGACTGATGCTGGCCACGGCGCTGGCGCCGGTGATCGGCTACGACCGGGCGGCGGAGATCGCCAAGAAGGCGGCGGCCACCGGCCGAACGATCCGGGAGGTGGCGAAGGAAGAGACGACGCTGTCGGAGGCGCAACTGGCCGAGATCCTCAATGCGGAACGGATGACCGAACCGGGATTCCACGGCGCGGGGGGAGGCGGGTAA
- the rapZ gene encoding RNase adapter RapZ: MPRSAASRRQMRLPVADIQFLIITGLSGAGKSNAMKVFEDLGFFCVDNLPPALVPKFAELCLSSDGRVHRAALAIDVRGGEFFDDLFAALAQLEEMGVEYRILFLDASDEVLVRRFEETRRKHPLAQAGGVLEGIRAERERLQAVKEQADKVIDTTTLTVHDLRQEIMDTFVRGGREGALNVGVVSFGYKYGIPLDADLVFDCRFLPNPHYVEALRPLPGDSPEVRRFVLSQPASREFMRKLIEMMDYLLPQYVEEGKSHLTVAIGCTGGKHRSVVLADELSTYLKDRGYTVTVRHRDVRKE; this comes from the coding sequence GTGCCGAGATCGGCGGCGAGCCGGCGCCAGATGCGGCTGCCGGTGGCCGATATCCAGTTCCTGATCATCACCGGGCTGTCCGGGGCGGGGAAGTCGAATGCGATGAAGGTGTTCGAGGACCTGGGTTTCTTCTGCGTGGACAACCTGCCGCCGGCCCTGGTGCCGAAGTTCGCGGAACTGTGCCTGAGCAGCGACGGCCGGGTCCACCGCGCCGCCCTGGCCATCGACGTGCGGGGCGGCGAGTTCTTCGACGACCTCTTCGCCGCCCTGGCCCAGCTGGAAGAGATGGGCGTGGAGTACCGGATCCTCTTCCTCGACGCCTCCGACGAGGTGCTGGTGCGCCGCTTCGAGGAGACCCGGCGCAAGCACCCCCTGGCCCAGGCCGGCGGCGTCCTGGAAGGGATCCGCGCCGAACGGGAGCGCCTCCAGGCGGTGAAGGAACAGGCGGACAAGGTCATCGACACCACCACCCTCACCGTTCACGACCTCCGCCAGGAGATCATGGACACCTTCGTCCGCGGCGGGCGGGAAGGCGCCCTGAACGTCGGCGTCGTCTCCTTCGGCTACAAGTACGGCATCCCGCTGGACGCCGACCTGGTCTTCGACTGCCGCTTCCTGCCCAACCCCCACTACGTGGAGGCGCTGCGCCCGCTGCCGGGGGACAGCCCCGAGGTGCGCCGCTTCGTCCTGTCGCAGCCGGCCAGCCGGGAGTTCATGCGCAAGCTGATTGAGATGATGGACTACCTCCTGCCGCAGTACGTGGAGGAGGGGAAGTCCCATCTCACCGTGGCCATCGGCTGCACCGGGGGCAAGCACCGCTCGGTGGTGCTGGCCGACGAACTCTCCACCTACCTGAAGGACCGCGGCTACACCGTCACCGTGCGGCACCGCGACGTGCGCAAGGAATAA
- the sucC gene encoding ADP-forming succinate--CoA ligase subunit beta, with product MKLHEFQAKALFHRYGIPVQAGVVIERPEEIEGLTLRYPLVLKAQVLVGGRGKAGGIKLAHTPAEARDRAAAILGMSIKGEPVRRLLVAEAVEIGAEYYLAFTIDRSARSLVAVASAAGGVDIEEVARGAPERIARESVDPFLGFPPFQARGLGRRLGLQGQLLKDFVGVATALYRLCQVEDAELAEINPLAVVAGRLLAVDAKVIIDDNAVFRHRDLPGNEELTPLEREAKAAGLSYVELDGDIAIIGNGAGLVMATLDMVAHFGGAPANFLDVGGGASEENMRQAIAIVTRKPGLRVLFVNIFGGITRCDDIARAIAATPPPLPMVVRLTGTNEEEGRRILKAAGFDAFIDPEEAARRAVALAREAA from the coding sequence ATGAAGCTGCACGAGTTCCAGGCCAAGGCCCTTTTCCACCGCTACGGCATCCCGGTGCAGGCCGGCGTCGTCATCGAGCGGCCCGAGGAGATCGAGGGCCTGACGCTGCGCTACCCCCTGGTCCTCAAAGCCCAGGTCCTGGTGGGCGGCCGGGGCAAGGCCGGGGGCATCAAGCTGGCGCACACTCCGGCCGAAGCCCGGGACCGCGCCGCGGCGATCCTGGGGATGTCCATCAAAGGCGAACCGGTGCGACGGCTGCTGGTGGCGGAAGCGGTGGAGATCGGCGCCGAGTACTACCTGGCCTTCACCATCGATCGGAGCGCGCGCAGCCTCGTCGCCGTCGCCTCCGCCGCCGGCGGTGTGGACATCGAGGAGGTGGCCCGCGGCGCGCCCGAGAGGATCGCCCGGGAGAGTGTCGATCCCTTCCTCGGCTTTCCCCCCTTCCAGGCCCGCGGCCTGGGCCGGAGGCTCGGCCTGCAGGGCCAGTTGCTGAAAGACTTCGTGGGCGTGGCCACGGCGCTGTACCGGCTCTGCCAGGTCGAGGACGCCGAGCTGGCCGAGATCAACCCCCTGGCCGTGGTGGCCGGCCGCCTGCTGGCCGTGGACGCCAAGGTGATCATCGACGACAACGCGGTGTTCCGACACCGCGATCTGCCCGGCAATGAAGAGCTCACCCCCCTGGAACGCGAGGCGAAGGCGGCGGGGCTCTCCTACGTGGAACTGGACGGCGACATCGCGATCATCGGCAACGGCGCCGGGCTGGTGATGGCCACGCTGGACATGGTCGCCCACTTCGGCGGCGCCCCGGCCAACTTCCTGGATGTCGGGGGCGGGGCCTCGGAGGAGAACATGCGCCAGGCGATCGCCATCGTCACCCGCAAGCCCGGCCTGCGCGTGCTCTTTGTGAACATCTTCGGCGGCATCACCCGCTGCGACGACATCGCCCGGGCCATCGCCGCCACCCCGCCGCCGCTGCCGATGGTGGTCCGTCTGACCGGCACCAACGAGGAAGAAGGTCGCAGGATCCTGAAGGCCGCAGGGTTCGACGCCTTCATCGATCCCGAGGAAGCGGCGCGCCGCGCCGTGGCCCTGGCCCGGGAGGCGGCGTGA
- the mdh gene encoding malate dehydrogenase: MGRRPKVTIVGAGMVGHTTAHWLAAEELADLVLVDIIEKMPMGKALDLRQALPVRGVDVSIVGSNGYEETAGSDVAVIIAGIARKPGMTREQLLDTNAGIVRSVVEQVVKFSPQAYLIVVTNPLDAMTYLTYKVSGFPRERVIGESGALDATRFRTFIAGEVGVSVEDVQAMVIGAHTDKDMVPLPRFANVGGVPLGHLIGPERIDAIVARTRRGGAEITELMGSSAFFAPGAAIAQMVEAILRDKKRLLACSVYLDGEYGERDVCIGVPVVLGGGGVERIIELPLDDQERAAFKASVAAVREHIGALKL, translated from the coding sequence ATGGGACGCCGTCCGAAGGTGACGATCGTCGGCGCGGGGATGGTCGGCCACACCACCGCCCACTGGCTGGCCGCCGAGGAACTGGCCGACCTCGTTCTGGTGGACATCATCGAGAAGATGCCCATGGGCAAGGCCCTGGACCTGCGGCAGGCCCTGCCCGTCCGCGGTGTCGACGTCAGCATCGTGGGCAGCAACGGGTACGAGGAGACCGCGGGCAGCGACGTCGCGGTGATCATCGCCGGGATCGCCCGCAAGCCCGGGATGACCCGCGAGCAACTCCTCGACACCAACGCCGGCATCGTGCGCAGCGTGGTGGAGCAGGTGGTGAAGTTCTCGCCCCAGGCCTACCTGATCGTGGTCACCAACCCGCTGGACGCAATGACCTACCTCACCTACAAGGTCTCGGGGTTCCCCCGGGAGCGGGTCATCGGCGAATCCGGGGCGCTGGACGCCACCCGGTTCCGGACCTTCATCGCCGGTGAGGTCGGCGTCTCCGTCGAGGACGTCCAGGCCATGGTGATCGGGGCGCACACGGACAAGGATATGGTGCCGCTGCCGCGCTTCGCCAATGTCGGCGGCGTACCCCTCGGCCATCTGATCGGCCCCGAGCGGATCGACGCCATCGTGGCGCGCACCCGGCGGGGCGGGGCGGAGATCACCGAGCTGATGGGATCCTCGGCGTTCTTCGCGCCGGGGGCGGCCATCGCCCAGATGGTCGAGGCCATCCTCCGGGACAAGAAGCGCCTGTTGGCCTGCAGCGTCTACCTGGACGGCGAGTACGGCGAGCGCGACGTCTGTATCGGGGTGCCGGTGGTGCTGGGGGGCGGCGGGGTGGAGCGCATCATCGAGCTGCCGCTCGACGACCAGGAGCGCGCGGCGTTCAAGGCGTCGGTCGCCGCGGTGCGGGAGCACATCGGGGCGCTGAAACTGTAA